The proteins below come from a single Natrinema sp. DC36 genomic window:
- a CDS encoding universal stress protein, translating into MYKNILYPVDDSEDSSEILHHVGELANWENATIHLLFVADTTRDSVTVVENRVVDALVEEGEDIVEEASKTLCTLGVEYETDVVQGNPTPTIVEYADQYGHDLIVMSTHGRKGVSRYLQGSVSEKVVRLSTVPVLTARMQPDEQLTFPYENVLIPTDGSASATRAAQHGLALAESLEATVHVLSVVDNASLGLDIRSVSGKDHEQAATEVVKEIITDAETHGVTETVQHVEHGDPTEGIRDCIDANDIHVVVMGTTGRRGTDRVLLGSVAEKTVRSTPVPVLTIGGTE; encoded by the coding sequence ATGTACAAGAACATCCTGTACCCGGTCGACGACAGTGAGGACTCGAGCGAGATTCTACACCACGTCGGTGAACTTGCGAACTGGGAAAACGCAACGATTCATCTCCTGTTTGTCGCAGATACGACGCGCGACAGCGTCACTGTCGTGGAAAACAGGGTGGTCGACGCACTCGTTGAGGAAGGTGAAGACATCGTCGAGGAGGCAAGCAAGACACTGTGCACGCTCGGTGTTGAGTACGAGACTGATGTCGTGCAGGGGAATCCAACGCCCACAATTGTCGAGTACGCCGACCAGTACGGGCATGATTTGATCGTGATGTCAACCCATGGGCGAAAGGGGGTATCACGGTATCTCCAAGGCAGCGTCAGCGAGAAAGTTGTCCGTCTCTCCACGGTCCCCGTCCTCACCGCGAGAATGCAGCCCGACGAGCAGCTGACGTTCCCCTACGAGAATGTGCTCATCCCAACGGATGGCAGTGCTAGCGCAACCCGGGCAGCGCAACATGGATTGGCACTCGCGGAGTCGCTTGAAGCAACCGTGCACGTCCTCTCCGTCGTTGATAACGCGTCGCTCGGCCTCGATATTCGGTCTGTCTCCGGGAAGGATCACGAACAGGCAGCAACGGAAGTCGTCAAGGAAATCATCACAGATGCGGAGACACATGGTGTCACCGAAACAGTACAACATGTCGAACATGGGGATCCTACGGAGGGAATTCGCGACTGTATCGACGCCAACGACATCCACGTTGTCGTGATGGGGACGACAGGAAGACGCGGCACGGATCGAGTCCTCCTCGGCAGCGTCGCCGAAAAGACGGTCCGCTCTACACCAGTGCCCGTGCTCACGATCGGTGGAACAGAGTAG
- a CDS encoding DUF502 domain-containing protein — MASWKRDFASGIVVLGPILITLYVIYWLYGLAAGLTPGLILNADTLEPLISGSSASAEQIREQIAQFFRVITALTVFAILTFSIGYLMRTTIGGLVERLVDNLANQVPVIRLVYNASKMAAETAFGEQESLQKPVKIETWEGLRMTSFKTGKVTDDGREVLFLPTSPNITTGYVVEVEPSEITDLDENVEDALTRVLSGGFGDANHRDMDVDISIDEAKTSRTDD; from the coding sequence ATGGCATCGTGGAAACGGGATTTTGCAAGCGGGATCGTCGTCCTCGGTCCTATTCTCATTACGCTCTACGTTATCTATTGGCTCTATGGACTGGCCGCTGGTCTGACACCGGGGCTAATTCTTAACGCCGACACACTTGAGCCGCTCATTTCGGGCTCAAGCGCGTCTGCTGAGCAAATACGCGAGCAAATAGCCCAATTTTTCCGCGTAATCACCGCGCTGACTGTGTTTGCCATCCTGACGTTTTCGATCGGGTATCTTATGCGGACGACCATCGGTGGGCTGGTCGAACGACTCGTCGACAACCTAGCGAATCAAGTGCCTGTGATCCGACTCGTCTACAACGCCTCGAAGATGGCCGCTGAGACGGCCTTCGGCGAGCAGGAATCGCTCCAGAAGCCGGTCAAGATCGAGACCTGGGAAGGATTACGGATGACGTCCTTCAAGACCGGAAAGGTGACTGACGACGGCCGCGAAGTCTTATTCTTGCCTACCTCGCCGAACATCACGACGGGCTACGTTGTCGAAGTCGAACCCAGCGAGATCACCGACCTTGATGAGAACGTCGAAGACGCGCTGACGCGCGTGCTCAGCGGTGGGTTCGGTGACGCAAACCATCGCGATATGGATGTCGACATCTCCATCGACGAAGCGAAGACGAGCAGGACCGACGACTAA
- a CDS encoding creatininase family protein, with the protein MCTSYFIVADRSLSRRSHCFESIDNGFETCSWTGAEDATPTVALLPVRSTEQHEPHASVGTDSIITRPMAAEVDRRSEFDSIALPTLPVDIATYHGHFPETLSVSAETLRQYVRDVLDSLSDSSVEVVVFVNGHGWNGRMLGNLARNVADDSIVDFEAFLWEWMRALRTTTSATRENLRHPCTFTSVPMISANRSRATPRCVTTRSRT; encoded by the coding sequence ATGTGCACTTCGTATTTCATAGTGGCGGACAGATCTCTCTCGAGGAGGTCCCATTGTTTCGAATCTATTGATAACGGATTCGAGACGTGTTCCTGGACCGGTGCCGAAGACGCGACACCGACGGTAGCACTGCTCCCCGTCAGGAGCACGGAACAACACGAACCACACGCATCCGTCGGTACGGACTCAATCATCACCCGTCCGATGGCTGCAGAAGTCGACCGGCGCAGCGAGTTCGATTCAATCGCCCTGCCAACGCTACCGGTTGACATTGCGACGTATCACGGTCACTTTCCAGAGACGTTATCGGTTTCTGCGGAGACGCTTCGACAGTACGTCCGCGACGTTCTCGACTCATTGTCGGATTCGAGCGTCGAGGTGGTCGTGTTCGTCAATGGCCACGGCTGGAACGGCAGAATGCTCGGGAATCTGGCCCGTAATGTTGCCGACGACTCTATAGTCGACTTCGAAGCGTTTCTCTGGGAGTGGATGCGCGCTCTGCGGACGACCACGTCGGCCACGCGAGAGAACTTGAGACATCCGTGCACCTTCACATCTGTCCCAATGATATCGGCGAACCGGTCGAGGGCGACGCCACGGTGTGTGACAACACGGTCGCGAACGTGA
- a CDS encoding cation-translocating P-type ATPase produces the protein MSDCTVSEAGCTLCDLPIGGNDIVEDGNQFCCTGCRDVYNALGDVDDIDTEDVRRARNNSQIDREVPQDHEATFLEVDGMHCATCEAFIESAATTIDGVSNASSSYVTDTVRIDHDPDRVSEDDLRDEISGLGYSAYTRDDTFSRRRANNWEMGRVAVGVLMGMSVMLQYLVIIYPTYFGGLFYGERVTEFFESALASSVATPFYVVIAALTTIILAVTGKPILQGAYVSVRTRSPNMDLLVAIAAVSAYLYSTLSVVFGGEHIYYDVTVAIIVIVTVGNYYESSIKQEATERLSDLTSIQVNEARRVRKDGEYEDIAVEDLEVDDHVLVRSGERVPVDGQIVDGDAAVDEAVVTGESLPVRKTTSDAVVGGSMVTDGAVTVRVGEDATSSLDRISELVWDLQSDSHGIQKLADKLATIFVPVVLALAVIVAGVHLLLGNGVSALLVGLTVLIVSCPCALGLATPLAVAAGIRDALERSIVVFDDSIFERIRDADTVIFDKTGTLTAGEMTLTDTDLETELLEKAALLEERSSHPIGEAIAAERPVPDGESVESMSDASSTDDRVDSFDSYRNGVTGIIDGDEIIVGHPDLFRDRGWEVPTDITDRIASSRETGRIPVAVGCNGTAEGVIVVGDELRANWDETVASISDDGKDVVVLTGDDAQAVQQFREHAAVDDVFAGVPPEGKAETVKRFNEVGQTVMVGDGTNDAPALAAADLGIALGGGTAMAADAADVALVDDNLASVGTVFELARATSRRVKGNIAWAFCYNVVAIPLAVIGLLNPLFAALAMGASSLLVVTNSTRPLLSEDK, from the coding sequence ATGTCTGACTGTACTGTGTCAGAAGCCGGCTGTACACTCTGTGACCTCCCCATTGGAGGGAACGACATTGTAGAGGACGGAAACCAGTTCTGCTGTACCGGCTGTCGTGACGTCTACAACGCACTCGGTGATGTCGACGATATCGACACCGAAGACGTCCGCCGCGCTCGAAATAATTCACAGATCGATCGCGAGGTTCCGCAGGATCACGAGGCGACGTTTCTCGAAGTCGACGGGATGCACTGTGCGACCTGCGAGGCGTTTATCGAATCGGCCGCGACGACGATCGACGGTGTCAGTAATGCTAGCTCAAGTTACGTGACCGATACGGTTCGAATCGATCACGATCCAGATCGTGTCTCGGAGGACGATCTCCGGGATGAGATCAGCGGGCTCGGCTATAGTGCCTACACCCGTGACGATACGTTTAGCCGCCGAAGAGCCAACAATTGGGAGATGGGGCGAGTCGCGGTTGGCGTCCTCATGGGGATGTCCGTGATGCTGCAGTATCTTGTCATTATCTATCCTACGTACTTCGGTGGCCTGTTCTACGGCGAGCGGGTCACAGAGTTTTTTGAAAGTGCGCTCGCGAGTTCTGTCGCCACGCCCTTCTACGTCGTCATCGCGGCGCTCACGACGATCATCCTAGCCGTGACTGGAAAACCGATCTTACAGGGCGCGTACGTCAGCGTTCGGACACGGTCTCCGAACATGGATCTGCTCGTCGCAATCGCGGCCGTGAGTGCGTACCTCTACAGTACGCTCTCGGTCGTATTCGGTGGCGAGCACATCTACTACGACGTGACCGTTGCAATAATCGTCATCGTCACGGTTGGCAACTATTACGAATCATCGATCAAGCAAGAGGCGACTGAGCGCCTCTCCGACCTGACATCTATCCAGGTCAACGAGGCCCGTCGCGTTCGCAAGGATGGAGAGTACGAAGACATCGCAGTTGAGGACCTCGAGGTCGATGATCATGTGTTAGTTCGGTCCGGGGAACGGGTTCCCGTCGACGGTCAGATCGTCGACGGTGACGCAGCCGTCGACGAAGCGGTCGTCACCGGTGAGTCCCTTCCCGTTCGGAAGACTACGAGTGATGCCGTCGTCGGCGGTTCGATGGTGACAGATGGCGCGGTGACTGTCCGCGTCGGAGAAGACGCGACGAGTAGTCTCGATCGGATTTCTGAACTCGTCTGGGACCTCCAGAGCGACTCCCACGGTATTCAGAAACTCGCGGACAAACTGGCGACGATCTTCGTGCCAGTCGTTCTCGCTCTCGCAGTTATCGTCGCGGGCGTGCATCTCCTCCTTGGTAATGGCGTTTCCGCTCTCCTAGTTGGGCTCACGGTGCTAATAGTCTCCTGTCCCTGTGCACTCGGGCTGGCGACGCCACTTGCAGTCGCTGCAGGTATCCGCGACGCGTTAGAGCGCTCGATCGTCGTCTTCGATGATAGTATCTTCGAGCGAATTCGTGATGCAGATACTGTCATCTTCGACAAGACAGGCACGCTGACGGCGGGTGAAATGACTCTCACTGATACCGACCTTGAAACAGAGTTGCTCGAGAAAGCGGCGCTTCTCGAAGAGCGATCGTCGCATCCGATCGGTGAAGCCATTGCTGCTGAACGACCGGTGCCTGACGGTGAATCGGTCGAGTCCATGTCGGACGCCAGTTCAACGGACGATCGCGTCGACTCATTCGACAGTTACCGTAACGGAGTCACGGGTATCATCGATGGTGACGAGATCATTGTCGGTCATCCGGATCTGTTCCGCGATCGCGGCTGGGAAGTCCCTACGGATATCACCGACCGAATTGCCAGCAGTCGTGAAACAGGACGAATTCCGGTCGCTGTCGGTTGCAACGGGACCGCTGAGGGCGTTATCGTCGTCGGTGACGAGTTGCGAGCGAATTGGGACGAGACGGTAGCATCGATTTCGGACGACGGAAAGGATGTTGTCGTGCTCACTGGAGACGATGCTCAAGCGGTACAGCAGTTTCGAGAGCACGCTGCTGTCGATGATGTGTTTGCGGGTGTTCCCCCGGAAGGAAAAGCGGAGACTGTCAAGCGATTTAACGAAGTGGGACAAACAGTGATGGTCGGTGATGGTACCAACGACGCACCGGCGTTAGCCGCTGCCGATCTCGGAATCGCTCTGGGTGGTGGTACTGCGATGGCTGCTGACGCCGCGGACGTCGCCCTCGTCGATGACAACCTCGCGTCCGTCGGTACGGTCTTCGAACTCGCTCGAGCGACGAGCCGACGCGTGAAAGGCAATATCGCGTGGGCGTTTTGCTACAACGTGGTCGCGATCCCACTGGCCGTTATCGGTCTTTTGAACCCGCTCTTTGCAGCGCTCGCGATGGGTGCAAGTAGTCTGTTGGTTGTCACGAATTCAACCCGGCCCCTACTGTCCGAGGACAAGTGA
- a CDS encoding sulfite exporter TauE/SafE family protein encodes MNQVPFLGIDVLLFLAIGVLAGAHCIGMCGPLVTIYAGRMDDGTADNARAGRLTTYEVRQHALFNIGRAASYTLLGAVFGALGGTVFVTTAALTSVIKSARGGIGLVVGAFIMITGAYYILGRTTGGVHLPGLELITVWLTVHVDRFANGPGIVGLGAVHGLLPCPILYPAFLYAFATGSAAGGAVALAALGVGTIPTVFVYGTVIDSIDVSHRRRIHRLLGVAFVALGYVLLAHGLMGLGIHIPHPKLPFYDGIDTQKITATVISN; translated from the coding sequence ATGAATCAGGTTCCATTCCTTGGCATCGACGTGCTGTTGTTTCTCGCGATCGGAGTTCTCGCTGGAGCACACTGTATCGGGATGTGTGGACCGCTCGTAACGATATATGCGGGCCGGATGGACGACGGGACGGCAGACAACGCTCGTGCTGGTCGTCTCACGACTTACGAGGTCCGACAGCACGCGCTGTTCAACATCGGGCGAGCGGCGAGTTACACGCTTCTCGGTGCGGTGTTTGGCGCACTCGGTGGAACAGTATTCGTGACGACAGCAGCGCTTACATCCGTTATCAAGTCTGCCCGTGGCGGGATCGGTCTCGTCGTTGGTGCCTTCATCATGATAACCGGGGCATACTATATCCTCGGCCGAACGACGGGAGGTGTTCACCTCCCTGGGCTTGAGCTTATCACAGTATGGCTCACTGTGCATGTCGATCGATTTGCGAATGGCCCTGGTATCGTCGGACTCGGCGCAGTTCACGGCTTACTCCCGTGTCCGATACTCTATCCAGCATTCCTGTACGCCTTTGCGACCGGCTCAGCTGCCGGGGGCGCAGTTGCACTTGCAGCCCTCGGCGTTGGCACGATTCCCACTGTTTTCGTGTACGGAACCGTGATCGATTCCATCGATGTCAGTCATCGCCGGCGCATACATCGACTGCTTGGGGTCGCGTTCGTCGCGCTCGGGTACGTCCTGCTGGCGCACGGATTGATGGGACTGGGAATCCATATCCCACACCCGAAACTACCGTTCTACGATGGTATCGACACACAGAAAATCACAGCGACTGTCATCAGTAACTAA
- a CDS encoding cation:proton antiporter: MTLEQSLFIGIALAATSLATKSRILVDLDILDTRIAGVLLGGALLSDVGILVVFAGVTGFIVSGEVTLWSIGTVMLRALASFAVALVIGDRVLPVVWERLEGLMRRYGFIDKTSAFSVALIVVLIFAYLAALADLHMIIGGFVAGIFLRQAQLDKEIYEHMHMVMYDLAMGVFAPIFFITVGFELTLGVFTQELGLLLLVLVLAFFGKIVGSWAFALPMKLTSKEGLVIGLGMNGRGTVEIIIVSIGLSMGIISQQLFSILVIMTIFTTALVPVTVKLGVDWLERAGELVYMADDQSVEPEV; this comes from the coding sequence ATGACACTCGAACAGTCGCTGTTCATCGGCATCGCGCTAGCGGCGACATCGCTGGCGACCAAGTCACGGATTCTCGTTGACCTCGATATCCTCGACACGCGGATCGCTGGCGTGCTCTTGGGCGGAGCGCTCCTGTCCGACGTCGGCATTCTCGTCGTATTCGCAGGCGTCACCGGATTCATCGTGAGCGGCGAGGTCACCCTTTGGAGCATCGGCACCGTGATGCTCCGCGCGCTCGCGTCCTTCGCGGTTGCGCTCGTCATCGGCGACCGCGTGCTCCCAGTCGTCTGGGAACGCCTCGAAGGATTGATGCGCCGGTACGGATTCATCGACAAAACCTCCGCGTTCAGTGTCGCACTCATCGTGGTATTAATATTCGCGTATCTGGCAGCTCTAGCGGACCTCCACATGATTATCGGCGGCTTCGTCGCTGGGATATTCCTTCGGCAGGCGCAGCTCGACAAGGAGATATATGAGCATATGCACATGGTCATGTATGACCTCGCGATGGGCGTGTTCGCGCCGATTTTCTTTATCACTGTTGGCTTCGAACTCACGCTGGGCGTGTTCACTCAGGAACTCGGTCTCTTGTTGCTCGTCCTGGTCCTCGCGTTCTTCGGGAAGATCGTCGGTAGTTGGGCGTTCGCGCTCCCGATGAAACTGACGAGCAAAGAGGGACTGGTCATCGGTCTCGGAATGAACGGCCGTGGGACGGTCGAAATCATCATTGTCTCTATCGGGCTTTCGATGGGAATCATCTCCCAACAGCTCTTCTCGATTCTCGTGATCATGACAATCTTCACGACGGCACTCGTCCCCGTGACGGTGAAACTCGGTGTCGACTGGCTCGAGAGGGCCGGCGAACTCGTGTATATGGCTGACGATCAAAGCGTTGAGCCCGAAGTGTAG
- a CDS encoding ferredoxin, translating into MHVEFDRDTCTGIFNCVHEWEKFVEDRDAGKATLVGSDEFETDHYRRDVPEGEEFDAKMAARVCPVDAITIYDEEGEQLVP; encoded by the coding sequence ATGCACGTCGAATTTGACCGCGATACCTGTACAGGAATCTTCAACTGCGTCCATGAGTGGGAGAAGTTCGTCGAAGATCGTGATGCGGGTAAAGCGACGCTCGTTGGAAGCGACGAGTTCGAGACCGATCACTACAGACGAGACGTTCCCGAGGGAGAGGAGTTCGATGCGAAAATGGCCGCTCGTGTTTGCCCGGTAGACGCAATCACGATCTACGACGAGGAAGGGGAACAATTGGTTCCATAG
- a CDS encoding metal-dependent transcriptional regulator, which yields MVTTRSSADIDGKTSPPESLNETEGWHLLTAYWLSSRDDTRVRTGELAAELAISPGSVTEMVTKLSAADLVSHEKYDGVKTTTRGRMFAESLAWRQCVVVSFFDRVLGYEIDGRTAYRIGFSLPIEATEWLERQVDDLHKDACHRIRLDSGNCFVTGCAE from the coding sequence ATGGTTACTACACGTTCCTCGGCGGATATCGACGGGAAAACGTCTCCCCCCGAGTCGCTAAACGAGACCGAAGGGTGGCACCTGCTTACCGCCTACTGGCTCTCGAGTCGGGACGACACTCGCGTCCGGACCGGCGAGCTCGCCGCCGAACTCGCAATCAGTCCGGGAAGCGTCACCGAGATGGTAACGAAGCTGTCGGCGGCCGACCTCGTCAGTCACGAGAAGTACGACGGCGTCAAGACGACGACTCGAGGCAGAATGTTCGCCGAATCGCTCGCGTGGCGGCAGTGCGTCGTCGTGTCGTTTTTTGATCGCGTCCTCGGGTACGAGATCGACGGTCGGACCGCCTACCGGATCGGGTTCAGTCTCCCTATCGAAGCGACCGAGTGGTTGGAACGGCAGGTCGATGACCTACACAAGGATGCATGCCACCGAATTCGGCTGGATTCCGGAAATTGCTTCGTAACTGGCTGTGCCGAGTGA
- a CDS encoding tellurite resistance/C4-dicarboxylate transporter family protein, which translates to MTGEQSQVGNPRSGPSQATSEIAASLRDLDPAYFGLVMSTGIVSIAFLELGIDAVSWPLAAFTVVCYVLLVGLFALKVAVFPRHVAANLRNRERHWGTLTFIVGTNTVGVQFVLFFEAIEIATALWVTTVVATPLLLYYLFATAFIGARKTAVSERIDGAFLLVIVCMQSLAVLGGLLSTELSAYTADIVLLSMSYFGAGYVLYFIVVTVVTYRLLEGNVRPSDWTGPYWITMGAAAITTLAGSTLGPRLDSITAWEPYAPVILGVTFLAWAIASWWIPLLLIVDVWKFLTGDIEGKPPLWVVLVPWSRIAFGRRLNTYEPATWGRVFPMGMYTACTLNLGGIRTFNTLQIVPKYWGWFALSVCGLTLLGAIRASGRTLLQTVRGVHGDPDSS; encoded by the coding sequence ATGACGGGAGAACAAAGCCAGGTCGGAAATCCGCGGTCCGGTCCGTCACAGGCGACGAGCGAGATCGCGGCCTCGCTTCGCGACCTCGATCCGGCGTACTTCGGTCTCGTTATGTCGACAGGAATCGTCTCAATTGCGTTTCTCGAACTGGGCATCGATGCGGTGTCGTGGCCGCTCGCGGCGTTCACCGTCGTCTGTTACGTGTTGCTCGTCGGGTTGTTCGCGTTGAAAGTGGCGGTGTTTCCGCGGCACGTCGCGGCCAACCTCCGAAACCGGGAGCGTCACTGGGGGACGCTCACGTTCATCGTCGGCACCAACACCGTCGGCGTGCAGTTCGTCCTGTTTTTCGAAGCGATCGAGATCGCGACCGCCCTCTGGGTGACGACCGTCGTCGCGACGCCGCTCTTGCTGTATTATCTGTTCGCGACGGCGTTTATCGGCGCTCGGAAGACGGCTGTCAGTGAACGTATTGACGGTGCGTTCCTTCTGGTGATCGTCTGTATGCAGTCACTCGCGGTCCTGGGTGGATTGCTCTCGACCGAACTGTCCGCGTACACAGCCGACATCGTCCTGCTGAGTATGAGTTACTTCGGCGCAGGGTACGTCCTCTATTTCATCGTGGTCACGGTCGTAACCTACCGCCTCCTCGAAGGGAACGTCCGTCCGTCGGATTGGACGGGACCGTACTGGATCACGATGGGGGCGGCGGCGATCACGACGCTGGCTGGATCGACGCTCGGACCGCGTCTGGACTCGATCACGGCCTGGGAACCGTACGCGCCGGTGATTCTCGGCGTCACGTTCCTCGCGTGGGCGATTGCGTCGTGGTGGATTCCGCTGTTGCTCATCGTCGACGTCTGGAAGTTCCTCACCGGTGATATCGAGGGAAAACCGCCGCTGTGGGTCGTTCTCGTTCCGTGGTCGCGTATTGCGTTCGGTCGACGCCTGAACACGTACGAGCCGGCGACCTGGGGGCGAGTCTTCCCGATGGGGATGTATACCGCCTGTACGCTGAATCTCGGGGGGATTCGGACGTTCAATACGCTTCAGATCGTCCCCAAGTACTGGGGCTGGTTCGCCCTGTCCGTGTGTGGGCTCACGCTCCTCGGTGCGATCAGAGCGTCCGGACGCACGCTCTTACAGACTGTTCGCGGAGTGCACGGGGACCCTGACTCGAGCTAG
- a CDS encoding molybdopterin-dependent oxidoreductase, producing the protein MASGLEYPWWLRITHWFNFFFIILLFRSGYEILMSHPKLYWSDDAEPSDAWLRVGDEERDTDFDKEIIDGEDLWAAEDEIDPPSALISLPGRDAIGMGRHWHFWGAIGWTICGVLYVGGLFISGEWTRFIPTSFEIFPQAWNALISYAQLQVPHAAGYNALQQLTYFSVIFILSPVMIVTGLLQAPAFRAHWPEWFGWNRQLNRSIHFIGFIAFNVFLFVHVALVAAHGFWSEMGKIVLGSANASTDLTIALTVLGVTIVFGFAALATWISLKRPYFTQNLLEIGVDPLLKGLFHHVSFYDGDDRPEESDFARVNGKPPRNDEYRAHFENDFEDWTITVDGLVENELELTNDEIREMNNQEHITRHDCIQGWTYYAKWGGVPLSAIMDRCEPKEDAEWLVFWTLDEKWEYSEDGPFEEKGVEDDIPEFYYEAVRMDKAQEPRSILAYEMNDDDLPVAHGAPYRLRIESQLGYKMAKWVSRIEFVEDFDDIGKGKGGWRDDVLHYYPSSADI; encoded by the coding sequence ATGGCAAGTGGCCTCGAGTATCCGTGGTGGCTCCGAATCACGCATTGGTTCAACTTCTTCTTCATCATTCTGCTGTTCCGAAGCGGTTATGAGATTCTCATGAGCCACCCTAAACTCTACTGGAGCGACGACGCCGAACCGAGTGACGCGTGGCTTCGGGTCGGCGATGAGGAGCGGGATACTGACTTCGACAAGGAGATCATCGACGGCGAGGACCTCTGGGCGGCTGAAGACGAGATTGACCCGCCGTCGGCACTCATCTCGCTCCCGGGCCGCGATGCCATCGGGATGGGCCGCCATTGGCACTTCTGGGGTGCGATCGGGTGGACGATCTGCGGTGTTCTCTACGTCGGGGGACTCTTTATCTCGGGCGAATGGACGCGCTTCATTCCAACGTCATTCGAAATCTTCCCACAGGCATGGAATGCGCTTATATCGTACGCACAACTCCAGGTCCCCCACGCTGCGGGATACAACGCCCTCCAGCAACTCACCTACTTCAGCGTCATCTTCATCCTGTCGCCAGTAATGATCGTCACCGGTCTCCTCCAGGCGCCGGCGTTCCGCGCGCACTGGCCGGAGTGGTTCGGGTGGAACCGACAACTCAACCGGAGCATTCACTTCATTGGCTTCATCGCATTCAACGTCTTTCTGTTCGTCCACGTCGCCCTCGTCGCGGCCCACGGATTCTGGTCCGAGATGGGGAAGATCGTTCTCGGGAGCGCAAATGCGTCTACTGATTTGACGATCGCACTCACCGTGTTGGGCGTCACAATCGTCTTCGGGTTTGCTGCTCTCGCTACGTGGATATCCCTGAAACGACCATACTTCACCCAGAACCTCCTCGAAATCGGCGTTGACCCGCTGTTGAAGGGACTGTTCCATCACGTTTCGTTTTACGACGGCGACGACCGGCCCGAGGAGTCGGACTTCGCGCGGGTCAATGGCAAGCCACCGCGAAACGACGAGTACCGGGCCCACTTCGAGAACGACTTCGAGGACTGGACGATCACGGTCGACGGCCTCGTCGAGAACGAACTCGAACTGACCAACGACGAGATACGGGAGATGAACAACCAAGAACATATCACTCGTCATGATTGTATTCAGGGCTGGACGTACTACGCCAAATGGGGTGGCGTCCCGCTGTCGGCGATCATGGACCGCTGTGAACCGAAAGAAGACGCGGAGTGGCTCGTCTTCTGGACGCTCGACGAGAAGTGGGAGTACTCCGAGGACGGCCCCTTCGAGGAGAAGGGTGTGGAAGATGACATTCCGGAGTTCTATTACGAGGCCGTCCGGATGGACAAGGCCCAGGAGCCGCGTTCGATCCTCGCCTACGAGATGAACGATGACGATCTCCCCGTGGCCCACGGCGCGCCCTACCGGCTCCGCATCGAGAGCCAACTCGGGTACAAGATGGCCAAGTGGGTCAGCCGCATCGAGTTCGTCGAGGACTTCGACGACATCGGCAAGGGCAAAGGCGGCTGGCGCGACGACGTCCTCCACTACTACCCCAGTAGCGCCGACATCTGA
- a CDS encoding IS6 family transposase, with the protein MPKINRLSGCSDWIDLSFVERERTPRQLMELGIRLHLAGLSLSNTVRELEKLGVERSRKAVHDWVHKCDLLPADDEKPNHIVLDETVIQLDEHRYWLYTAVDPETNEILHIRLYSMTTTALTERFLHELTEKHDPDDAVFLVDGAKHLQTALRRSGLRFRYEKHGNRNAAERIFREIKRRTSSFLNCFSHTQPSTAESWLQAFAVWHNATN; encoded by the coding sequence ATGCCAAAAATCAACCGCCTCAGCGGGTGTAGCGACTGGATCGATTTGAGTTTTGTGGAGCGAGAACGGACACCGCGTCAGCTGATGGAGCTCGGTATTCGACTCCATCTTGCTGGTCTCTCGCTTTCAAATACCGTTCGAGAGTTAGAGAAACTCGGTGTCGAACGTAGTCGCAAGGCAGTCCACGATTGGGTTCACAAGTGCGATCTACTGCCGGCGGATGACGAGAAGCCGAATCACATTGTGCTCGACGAGACAGTGATTCAACTCGACGAACATCGTTATTGGCTGTACACTGCTGTTGATCCGGAGACTAACGAAATTCTCCATATACGGCTGTATTCGATGACTACGACCGCGTTGACGGAACGGTTCCTGCACGAACTCACTGAGAAACATGATCCTGATGATGCCGTATTTCTCGTCGATGGAGCAAAACATCTCCAGACTGCACTCCGTCGATCTGGGCTCCGATTTCGATACGAGAAACATGGAAATCGGAACGCTGCTGAACGTATCTTTCGCGAGATAAAACGGCGTACTTCCTCGTTCTTAAACTGTTTCAGTCATACACAACCGTCAACAGCCGAATCATGGCTCCAAGCTTTCGCCGTCTGGCATAATGCTACAAACTAA